GTTGAATCGGTGACTCCTGGACGGTTTGTTCTACATCACCAATGTACGCGGATGTGCGGCCTAGGGAAGACCTACGTGCCGAGCCGGACCGGGAGAGCGGCCAGGTCGTTCTGGGTGAGGACCGGGAGATGGTGCAGGTCGGCGTCGGGCACGGCGAGACTGATGTCGGGAAACCTCGCGAATAGGGCAGGCAGCGCGATGGCGGCCTCGAGGCGGGCGAGGGCGGCGCCAGGACAGATGTGGGGGCCGTGGCCGAAGGAGATGTTGCGGGCGGCGGTCGCGCGGGCGGCGTCGAACTCGTCGGCGTCCTCGCCGTGGACGGTGAGGTCGCGGCCGATCGCGCGGTAGGAGATCACCACGCCCTCGCCCTTCTCGATGAGCGTCTCCCCCACCGCGATGTCCTCGGTGGCGAACCGCATCAGCAGGTGGCTGACCGGGCCGTCCCAGCGCAGGGTCTCCTCGATCACCTGGCCCCAGCTGATCTCCCCGCTCAGGACGCGGGTGAGCTGGTCGGGGTGGGTCAGCAGGGCGCGTGCGGCCGAGACGATCAGGCTGACCGTGGTCTCGTGTCCCGCCGCCACCAGGGAACGCAGGTTGCCCTCGACCTCTTCCTCGCTCAGCGGCACACCGCCCTCCTCGGCGCGCATGAGTGCGCTGGTCAGGTCATCGGTGGGGTGCACGGTGCGCTGCCTGACCATCGTGGTGAAGTGGGCCTTGATCTCCTCGATGACCTCGAGCCGCTCGGTCTGAGGAGTGGTGAGGGAGAAGAACTTCCTCCACTGCGCGAGCTGCCACGGATGGTCGGCGCGGTCGACGCCCATCAGCTCGCTGACCACCCGCATCGGCAGCGGGTAGGCGAACACCTCCTTCAGGTCCACCACCTCACCTGCCGCTCCGGCAGCGGCGAGATCGTCGAGCAGCTCGGTGGTGAACCGCTCGATCAGCGGCCGCAGCGCACCCAGCCGTCGCGGGCTGAGCGCACGGCTGGTCTTGATCCGGAGCCTCCGGTGCTCGGCGCCGTCGACGGTGAACATCGACCGTCCGGTGTCGACCATGCTGATCAGCGGCCATTCCCGGGTCACCTCGCCCGAGGTCCACCGGCTCCAGGCGTCGATGTCCTTGACCAGCCGGGGGTCGACGAGCAGTCGCCGCGCGACCTGATGATCGCTGACCGTCCAGGCCGGCACACCGAGCAGCTCGATCCGGACCACCGGCCCTTCCGTGCGCAGCCGGGCGGTCTCGCCGGCGCGGTCGGCGACCATCGGGTCGAGCGCGAAGGGACAGCCTTCTGTGGGGGATGTGCTCACCGCGTACCTCCTGTCGGGGCGCTCCAGGACTATTCCGTACGCGGCACCGACCTGTCCCGACTTCGCCCCAACCGGCGAGCCCGGTGTGAGACTCGCACAAGGATTCGAGACAATGCGCCTTATGGCACGCGGAAAGACGAAGCAGGACGTCCCGGACGACTTCGAGGAGCACATCCTCGACACCGACATCGGTGACGAGATGCGATCCTCGTTCCTGGAGTACTCCTACTCCGTCATCTACTCGCGGGCGCTGCCCGACGCCCGCGACGGCCTCAAGCCCGTGCAGCGCCGGATCCTCTACACGATGAACGACATGGGCGTACGCCCCGACCGCGGTCACGTGAAGTGTGCGCGCATCGTCGGTGAGGTGATGGGCAAGCTGCACCCGCACGGTGACGGCGCGATCTACGACGCCCTGGTGCGGATGGCGCAGCCGTGGGCGATGCGGCTGCCGATGATCGACGGGCACGGCAACTTCGGCTCCCCCGGTGGCGACGACCCCGCTGCCGCGATGCGTTACACCGAGGCCCGGATGGGTCTGGCCGCGCAGGCGATGACCGAGGACATCAAGGAAGACACCGTCGACTTCCGCCCCAACTACGACTCGCGGGAGATGGAGCCGAGCGTGCTCCCCGCGGCGATCCCCAACCTGCTGGTCAACGGTGCCACCGGCATCGCGGTCGGCATGGCCACCAACATGGCCCCGCACAACCTGGTCGAGGTCGTCTCCGCCGCGCGCCACCTGATCAAGCACCCCGGCGCCGAGCTCGACACCCTGATGAAGTTCATCCCGGGGCCCGACCTGCCCACCGGCGGCACCATCGTCGGGCTCGACGGGATCAGGGATGCGTACGAGACGGGCCGGGGCTCCTTCAAGATCCGCGCCACCACGCGGATCGAGCCGTTCGGGCGCCGCAAGGGCATCGTGATCACCGAGCTGCCGTTCAACATCGGCACCGAGAAGATCATCGAGCGCGTCAAGGTGCTGGTGCAGTCGAAGAAGATCCAGGGCATCGCCGACCTCAAGGACCTCACCGACCGTGAGCACGGCACCCGCCTGGTCATCGAGATCAAGAACGGCTTCGTGCCCGAGGCGGTGCTCGAGCAGCTCTACAAGATGACCCCGCTGGAGGACTCCTTCGGCATCAACAACGTCGCGCTCGTCGACGGCCAGCCGCGCACTCTCGGCCTCAAGGAGCTGCTCGAGGTCTTCCTCGGCCACCGCTACGACGTCGTGCGGCGCCGCTCGCAGTTCCGCCGCGACAAGGCCGCCGACCGGCTGCACCTGGTCGACGGTCTGCTGATCGCGATCCTCGACATCGACGAGGTCATCCAGCTGATCCGCTCCTCGGAGAACGCCGGCGAGGCCAAGGAGCGGCTGATGACCGTCTTCGACCTGAGCCAGGCGCAGGCGGAGTACATCCTCGACATGGCGCTGCGCCGGCTGACGAAGTTCTCCAAGATCGAGCTGGAGAAGGAGCGCGACGACCTGCGCGCCACCATCGACTACCTCGACTCGATCCTCAACGACGACGACCTGCTCCGCAAGGTCGTCTCCGACGAGCTCGGCGAGGTCGCCAAGACGTTCGGCACCCCGCGGCGCACCGTGCTGCTCGCCTCCGCCGGCTCCCCGGCGCTGGAGTCGATGAGCCTCGAGGTCGCCGACGACCCGTGCTTCGCGCTGCTCTCCTCGACCGGGCTGCTCGCCCGCTCGAGCGACGCGGCGCCCTACGAGACCGCCTTCACGGGCCACGTGGCCTCCGGCGGCGGCCGCGCCAACCACGACGTCGTCACCTCGGTGGTGCCGGCGACCGCGCGCGGACAGATCGGCGTGCTGACCTCCCGCGGGCGCCTCGTACGCCTCGGTGTGCTCGACCTGCCCGCGATGCCTCCGACGGCCGGTGACCCCAACCTGTCCGGTGGGCTGCCGCTGTCCGCGCTGCTCTCGCTGGAGTCCGACGAGCGCGCGCTGGCGCTGACCACGCTGGCCACCGAGGGCCCCGGCATCGCGCTCGGCACCAAGCTCGGTGTCGTCAAGCGGGTCAACCCCGAGGTGCTGCTCAACAAGGACGAGTGGGAGATCATCAAGCTCGCCGACGGCGACGAGGTCGTCGGCGCCACCCAGCTGCGCACCGGCGAGGAGTCGCTGGTCTTCGTCACCTCCGACGCCCAGCTGCTCCACTTCCCCGCCGACGGCGTCCGTCCGCAGGGCCGCAGCGCCGGCGGTGTGGCGGGCGTGCGGATGGCCCACGGCTCCCGGGTCGTCTTCTTCGGTGCGATCTCCGCCGAGCATCCCGAAGGTGCCTGTGTGGTCACCGTGGCCGGGTCGTCCTCCGCCCTGCCCGGCACCGAGACCGGCTCGGTGAAGACCACGCCGTTCAGCGAGTTCCCGGCCAAGGGCCGGGCCACCGGCGGCGTACGCGCCCATCGCTACCTCAAGGGCGAGGACTCCCTGGCCTTCGCCTGGGTCGGGGCCGCGCCCGCGCTCGCCGCTGCCGCCTCCGGCGCCCCGATCGACCTGCCCGACATCGACCCGCGCCGTGACGGCTCCGGGGTGCCGCTCGAGCAGCCGATCGACGCCGTCTCGGGCCCGGTCGCCAACCTGTTCCCGGCCTCCGCCGGCTGAGGCCGCGCGGGTGGGGGCGATCAGAACCCACCCGCGCGACCCCGAACCTGGTCCGACGTGACATCCTGACCCGCATGCTCACGACTCTGGGGCGACACCTGCCACGCCTCGCATTCGCACTCGTCGCCCTGCTCGCCGCGCTCCTCGTGATGACCTCGTGCGGCGACGAGGACCCGACGAAGGGGCGTAC
The sequence above is drawn from the Nocardioides albertanoniae genome and encodes:
- a CDS encoding cytochrome P450 family protein encodes the protein MSTSPTEGCPFALDPMVADRAGETARLRTEGPVVRIELLGVPAWTVSDHQVARRLLVDPRLVKDIDAWSRWTSGEVTREWPLISMVDTGRSMFTVDGAEHRRLRIKTSRALSPRRLGALRPLIERFTTELLDDLAAAGAAGEVVDLKEVFAYPLPMRVVSELMGVDRADHPWQLAQWRKFFSLTTPQTERLEVIEEIKAHFTTMVRQRTVHPTDDLTSALMRAEEGGVPLSEEEVEGNLRSLVAAGHETTVSLIVSAARALLTHPDQLTRVLSGEISWGQVIEETLRWDGPVSHLLMRFATEDIAVGETLIEKGEGVVISYRAIGRDLTVHGEDADEFDAARATAARNISFGHGPHICPGAALARLEAAIALPALFARFPDISLAVPDADLHHLPVLTQNDLAALPVRLGT
- a CDS encoding DNA gyrase/topoisomerase IV subunit A, coding for MARGKTKQDVPDDFEEHILDTDIGDEMRSSFLEYSYSVIYSRALPDARDGLKPVQRRILYTMNDMGVRPDRGHVKCARIVGEVMGKLHPHGDGAIYDALVRMAQPWAMRLPMIDGHGNFGSPGGDDPAAAMRYTEARMGLAAQAMTEDIKEDTVDFRPNYDSREMEPSVLPAAIPNLLVNGATGIAVGMATNMAPHNLVEVVSAARHLIKHPGAELDTLMKFIPGPDLPTGGTIVGLDGIRDAYETGRGSFKIRATTRIEPFGRRKGIVITELPFNIGTEKIIERVKVLVQSKKIQGIADLKDLTDREHGTRLVIEIKNGFVPEAVLEQLYKMTPLEDSFGINNVALVDGQPRTLGLKELLEVFLGHRYDVVRRRSQFRRDKAADRLHLVDGLLIAILDIDEVIQLIRSSENAGEAKERLMTVFDLSQAQAEYILDMALRRLTKFSKIELEKERDDLRATIDYLDSILNDDDLLRKVVSDELGEVAKTFGTPRRTVLLASAGSPALESMSLEVADDPCFALLSSTGLLARSSDAAPYETAFTGHVASGGGRANHDVVTSVVPATARGQIGVLTSRGRLVRLGVLDLPAMPPTAGDPNLSGGLPLSALLSLESDERALALTTLATEGPGIALGTKLGVVKRVNPEVLLNKDEWEIIKLADGDEVVGATQLRTGEESLVFVTSDAQLLHFPADGVRPQGRSAGGVAGVRMAHGSRVVFFGAISAEHPEGACVVTVAGSSSALPGTETGSVKTTPFSEFPAKGRATGGVRAHRYLKGEDSLAFAWVGAAPALAAAASGAPIDLPDIDPRRDGSGVPLEQPIDAVSGPVANLFPASAG